agctgctttGCAGCGTTAGTGAGATAGACGATGGCGTTATCGGTCAGATAGGTGCAGTCAGCCAAGCAAAGCCTCCGGAGATTGGTAAACTGAGCGTTTCCCCAGAATTGAAACCCATGGTCAGTGATTGTGGTGCACCGTGTCAGGTCCATTGCTTCAATCCTGGAAGCTGCATGAGATGCAATGTGATGCATAGACCTATCAGTCACATGCTTGCAATACGACAGCGTCAGCCTTTTAAGCTCTGGGCACCCGAAAGTCGCCCCTGTCGATGTCAATATCGTCGGCTTAACGACGGGTTTCCCCCCCTTTCCAGTGTCCTCCGGGGGTTTATACGGGCCCGGAGTGGTCCAACCAATGATTCGAGCTAGGAGTGTATCGCTGACTTTCCGACAATTGCTCAAATCCACCTCTTGCAGGCCGCTGGCCTTCAGAGCCATCTCTAAGATAGCGGACGCAGTTACGTCCCAAAcactcttcatcttccaggcAACGATATTAGAGCCACAGGTGTTCACCAAATTATTGAACCCTTCATCCGTGATGTGAAAGCAGTTGCTAATATCGATGTAGCGCGGCCTATCACGGATGAATGGGCAAACGATTTTCGCCAGTACATCATCAGTGAGACAGCGATTATAGATACTCAAATCCAAGTAGCGGAGCAAACTCGTGGACGTGTTGAGGATTTCGGACCACTGAAGAGACACGCCACGGAGGCGCAGAAGATCATGTAGCTCGAGATATTGAAAAATCCGCACGAGAACGTTATCCGGCAGGGTTCCTTGGCTTTCATTGCTAGGTTCGCGCCGTGTCTTCTGCGCTGTCGGTGTGGCTGGAGTATCTGGAAGGGTGCGAAAAGATGAACTGCTGGATAAAGGTTCGGAAGGGGGAGATGGTCGCTGCTGATCTCGAGTGACGTCCTCTGGAGATAATGGAGCAACAGACCCTCGTCGACTGCGCAGTCGAACATTATCCAAGCCCACGTTGAGAAACGGGTCTGGGTCTGAGGGCCGTAATACCGCATGGTCATCTATCCCATTTGGCTTTTGCGTGCCATCCAACTCTGTTTCAGTAAGTGTCAAGAGCGGCATGGATTGCCTACGAGCAGATCTGATCTTGAAGCTCTCATCGGTGGGACTGGAATCAGAGGTGTCTCCAGCCTCAGACATGACAACGTCGCCATCAGACGCAGTCTTGAGTCTCTCTTTGGCGGTATGTTCTACCTGATCGCGGACATCCTGAGGGCATTTATCCCACAATTCAGTGAGGACATCACCGCTGATCATGAGGCATTCAACGGCATTAATTGAGCGCACGGTTGCTGTTCGGCGAGGCGCAAGGGAAAGGCTGACTACCTCGCCGAAGTATTGGCCCTGTTTCAGGCGCGCTTTCACCTCGAAACCGGGAAATTCAATGGTATTGGGAAGAGAGCGCCCCCCATTTCGCGAGTCCTTTTTCTCGCTTAGGACTTCCACCTCGCCACGaactataaaatagactTCTCGTCCCTGGGAATCTTGTTTGATGATGTCGGTGAACGGCGGGAATGATCGAGGCTGCGCATTTAGGCCTAGGAAATGAAGAATATCGGGGGGTAGACCAGCGAAGAGCGGCAGCTCTTTGAGAAGAAGACGTACGTTAACGAGCCCATTTGCTAGCGCACTTGAAGTTCCATCAGCCAGTCCCGGACTTGGGGATTTGCGTTTTTTATTGACGAACTTTAGGCTTGCACCATTCTGTTCAGTAAGCGACATGTCGCGGGAGAAGGTTTCCCTTAATCTTTTGGATCCTCTCCGACCTGCCTCTATAAGCTCGGGCGAAGGCACTGAGgtctcttttttcttcttctctaaTATCATCAAACGTTCTTGAGCTTCGTCTCTGATGGCCTGCTCGACTTCGggaaagcgaggaagaaTTCTCCTGAAATCTTCCTTTGACAATACCACCAACAAGCATCGGGATCGTGCGACGATGGTGGCGGTACGAGGTCGATCCATCAACACGCCTATTTCGCCAAAAAAGGCGCCCGGCTCAAGCTCCGCGTATATACTTTCGCCATCTCTTGAAGTGACCGACACCGCACCTCGTACCAGCCAATATATTGCTTTTGCCTCATCGCCTTCCGTCAATATATAATCGTTTGGCGCACAAAGCTGCGGGCGCAGGTGCTGTCCGACATCGACGAGAAACGACTCCGGAGTGGATTGGAACAGAGGAAAAGAGCGCAGTCGATCGATGAGATCCAAAGGCAAAGCTTGGATGTTAGATGAAGCCAATGGCGACGGGCGCACCGGGCGATTCGGGTTCGTGAATGAATCGAAGGAATGGATTAGGGATACGGTGTCGGAGACGGGTGTCACAGCTTTGGTTGAACCTCCACTGGCTCTGCCATGACGCCGCATTTTGAACGACTGTGACGCTTTTTTTTGGGGAGGATGAATAGAGCACAGGACACAGAAAATCAGTTGTATGTTCCCAGCAGTAGCATAGAGTTCGGAAGACCCAGAGCACAGAGCGATGACGTCGACGAAAATGGAGTGACGGGAGCTTCAGAGGAGCATCCCCAGTTCCACGGCGCGGGGGAGGGTCAGTAGCGAGCAAACATTTGAGCAGCCGACCGAAGCCGCAGTTCGACTCGAGCGACAAAAAAGCTATCGATGGGATGTAATACGGAGATTCGAAGAGAGCAGAGGACTGAAAGCAAGCATTCTGCGTTAGTAAGAGAGCTTGGGAAGGTGTAGTAATTTGGTACAGCGAGAATTGGGCCAGACTGGGAATACCTCTGGAGGCGGGGATCTCCCACGTCAAACGGcaataattaatttaatgCTGCCGAGCTCCACCGACACCTCTGAGTCTGGGCGCTAGCAAACAACTGTGATCCGTGCGAGTGTGAGATAGATATACTTAGTGCTGAGGTCAAAGAATGTTTGCTGCTTTCAACTTAGTGAATCTCTTGCGCCG
This genomic interval from Aspergillus puulaauensis MK2 DNA, chromosome 7, nearly complete sequence contains the following:
- a CDS encoding cyclic nucleotide-binding domain protein (COG:P,T;~EggNog:ENOG410QE71;~InterPro:IPR001611,IPR018488,IPR001810,IPR000595, IPR018490,IPR036047,IPR032675,IPR014710,IPR006553;~PFAM:PF13516,PF00027,PF00646,PF16643,PF12937;~go_function: GO:0005515 - protein binding [Evidence IEA]), giving the protein MRRHGRASGGSTKAVTPVSDTVSLIHSFDSFTNPNRPVRPSPLASSNIQALPLDLIDRLRSFPLFQSTPESFLVDVGQHLRPQLCAPNDYILTEGDEAKAIYWLVRGAVSVTSRDGESIYAELEPGAFFGEIGVLMDRPRTATIVARSRCLLVVLSKEDFRRILPRFPEVEQAIRDEAQERLMILEKKKKETSVPSPELIEAGRRGSKRLRETFSRDMSLTEQNGASLKFVNKKRKSPSPGLADGTSSALANGLVNVRLLLKELPLFAGLPPDILHFLGLNAQPRSFPPFTDIIKQDSQGREVYFIVRGEVEVLSEKKDSRNGGRSLPNTIEFPGFEVKARLKQGQYFGEVVSLSLAPRRTATVRSINAVECLMISGDVLTELWDKCPQDVRDQVEHTAKERLKTASDGDVVMSEAGDTSDSSPTDESFKIRSARRQSMPLLTLTETELDGTQKPNGIDDHAVLRPSDPDPFLNVGLDNVRLRSRRGSVAPLSPEDVTRDQQRPSPPSEPLSSSSSFRTLPDTPATPTAQKTRREPSNESQGTLPDNVLVRIFQYLELHDLLRLRGVSLQWSEILNTSTSLLRYLDLSIYNRCLTDDVLAKIVCPFIRDRPRYIDISNCFHITDEGFNNLVNTCGSNIVAWKMKSVWDVTASAILEMALKASGLQEVDLSNCRKVSDTLLARIIGWTTPGPYKPPEDTGKGGKPVVKPTILTSTGATFGCPELKRLTLSYCKHVTDRSMHHIASHAASRIEAMDLTRCTTITDHGFQFWGNAQFTNLRRLCLADCTYLTDNAIVYLTNAAKQLQELDLSFCCALSDTATEVLALQCSQLTYLNMSFCGSAISDPSLRSIGLHLLHLRRLSVRGCVRVTGAGVESVADGCTQIEAFDVSQCKNLGPWLESGGPKKYKNKIIFDTVAVNGRLYR